Proteins encoded in a region of the Paenibacillus sp. W2I17 genome:
- a CDS encoding sensor histidine kinase, which translates to MRFIRGRWRESSIVVKLMIAFVLVILPLYGISIMITQLSSKQMQTEVEKAHESKLYFYHNHLQFELERMSALVTEFSFDETMSTLSTRAAIMSRYEVTSSLNNIHNKLGQIMVTSPYISDVVYYVPALHKRVSATDGIRDVEDNEWQNLLATMGNLNGELSHSNNDLYFLKSNPYNMNHEEPPNFILGIRLSAEELKHRLQQLSETGESEITLSFGEQQHVVISSSEQPAPVKPIRTVSPEPSESMQVTKFQSDPYLYYSLYDKDHSFTLTATIPQDVLRAPLEQYNVWLWMVTFMSVVIIIVFSFSIYRSIHQPLAVLIRGFRMAEQGQTSVHIPSSRRDEFGYLYSRFNHMIERLHILIDENYVARIRTSEAELKHLQSQIQPHFLYNSLFSIKQMAEVENVELIQEFTDYLGQYFKYMSRDSHTEVSLGAEIDHALVYASIQKIRFGSRIQLELEDLDARYKMISIPRVIIQPIVENVFEHALAKRSQGGILQLSYQQDQDNLSIRIEDDGDQLTDETLNYLQSAFEEIERKHGNEEITGLLNVNQRLRIKFGAAYGLTAQRSELGGLCIIVKIPWKGE; encoded by the coding sequence TTGCGATTCATCCGGGGAAGATGGAGAGAGTCATCCATTGTCGTCAAACTGATGATTGCTTTTGTACTGGTCATTCTGCCATTGTACGGGATAAGCATTATGATTACGCAACTTAGCTCCAAACAAATGCAGACGGAGGTGGAGAAGGCACATGAGTCCAAATTGTACTTCTACCATAATCATCTGCAATTCGAATTGGAACGAATGAGTGCGCTGGTTACCGAATTTTCATTTGATGAAACCATGTCCACACTAAGTACACGAGCCGCGATTATGAGCAGGTATGAAGTCACGTCCAGTCTGAACAATATCCACAATAAGCTGGGTCAGATCATGGTGACAAGTCCCTACATTAGTGATGTGGTGTACTATGTTCCTGCTCTGCATAAACGGGTCAGTGCCACGGACGGGATTCGGGACGTAGAGGATAACGAGTGGCAGAATCTGCTCGCCACGATGGGGAATCTGAATGGCGAATTATCACATTCCAATAACGATCTCTATTTTCTGAAAAGTAATCCATATAACATGAACCATGAGGAACCACCCAATTTCATATTAGGGATACGCTTGTCTGCTGAAGAACTGAAACATCGTTTGCAGCAGCTATCGGAAACGGGCGAAAGTGAGATTACACTGAGTTTTGGTGAACAGCAACATGTAGTTATCTCTTCTTCCGAGCAGCCAGCACCTGTTAAACCGATTCGAACAGTTTCGCCAGAACCGTCCGAGTCCATGCAAGTTACGAAGTTTCAATCCGATCCATATCTCTATTATTCGTTATATGATAAGGATCATTCGTTCACGCTGACAGCCACTATACCGCAAGATGTGCTAAGGGCACCGCTGGAACAATACAACGTATGGTTATGGATGGTCACCTTCATGTCGGTTGTGATCATTATTGTCTTCTCGTTTTCGATCTACAGATCGATTCACCAACCCTTAGCGGTACTCATTCGAGGATTCAGGATGGCAGAGCAGGGCCAGACAAGTGTACATATTCCTTCATCCAGAAGGGATGAATTCGGCTATTTGTACTCTCGATTCAACCATATGATAGAGCGCTTACATATTTTGATCGATGAGAATTATGTTGCACGGATTCGAACAAGTGAAGCGGAACTTAAACATCTACAATCCCAGATTCAACCTCACTTTTTATACAACAGTCTGTTCAGCATCAAGCAGATGGCTGAGGTGGAGAATGTGGAGCTCATTCAGGAATTCACCGACTATCTGGGTCAATATTTCAAGTACATGTCTCGGGATTCTCATACAGAGGTATCGTTGGGGGCTGAAATTGACCATGCGCTTGTCTATGCATCCATTCAGAAAATCCGGTTTGGTTCGAGGATTCAGTTGGAATTGGAGGATCTGGATGCGAGGTACAAAATGATTTCGATTCCCAGAGTTATTATCCAGCCGATCGTGGAAAATGTGTTTGAGCATGCACTAGCCAAACGTAGCCAGGGAGGAATTCTACAACTTTCGTACCAACAGGATCAGGACAATCTGTCCATTCGCATTGAGGATGATGGGGATCAGTTAACCGACGAAACATTGAATTACCTGCAATCTGCCTTTGAGGAAATAGAACGGAAACATGGAAACGAAGAGATAACCGGGCTCTTGAATGTGAATCAGCGATTAAGAATCAAATTCGGAGCTGCCTATGGTCTTACAGCGCAGCGAAGTGAGCTCGGTGGGTTGTGCATTATAGTGAAGATTCCATGGAAAGGGGAGTAG
- a CDS encoding carbohydrate ABC transporter permease, with amino-acid sequence MHHASRAYRWFLGFNYVILTILALLCLFPIVNILAISFSSSDAVKAGSVTFWPVDFTLSSYQYILENQQFLNSFGTSLLRVVLGVTTNLIFTILVAYPLSKEAAKFRSRTFYAWIFVFTMLFSGGLIPGYLVVKEAGLLDSIWALILPGAVPIFNVLLMLNFFRGLPKELEEASWMDGAGHFRTLCSIYLPISLPSIATITLFAMVGHWNAWFDGMIYMKSPEGYPLATYLQSMLQQVTMIQSEMMTLEDATLLSQVSDRTTQASQIFLSVIPILLVYPFLQRYFVHGLVVGSVKG; translated from the coding sequence ATGCACCATGCTTCAAGAGCCTATCGGTGGTTCCTAGGGTTTAACTACGTCATCCTGACGATTCTTGCCTTGTTATGCCTGTTCCCGATTGTGAATATATTAGCGATTTCATTTAGTTCAAGTGATGCGGTAAAAGCAGGCAGCGTCACATTCTGGCCTGTCGATTTCACGTTGTCCTCCTATCAATACATTCTGGAAAATCAGCAATTCCTGAACTCATTCGGCACAAGCCTTCTTCGTGTCGTTCTGGGGGTTACGACCAATCTGATCTTCACGATTCTCGTAGCTTATCCGCTCTCCAAAGAGGCTGCCAAATTCCGTTCAAGAACGTTCTATGCCTGGATCTTTGTATTCACCATGTTGTTCAGTGGAGGATTGATCCCGGGTTACTTGGTGGTTAAAGAAGCGGGGCTGTTGGATTCCATCTGGGCTTTGATTCTGCCGGGCGCCGTTCCTATCTTCAATGTACTTCTAATGCTTAATTTTTTCCGGGGATTGCCGAAGGAACTTGAAGAAGCCTCCTGGATGGATGGGGCAGGACATTTCCGCACCCTATGCAGCATTTATCTTCCGATCTCTCTGCCAAGTATCGCGACCATTACGTTGTTCGCCATGGTGGGTCACTGGAATGCCTGGTTCGATGGCATGATCTACATGAAGAGTCCGGAAGGTTATCCGCTGGCTACATATCTTCAGTCCATGTTGCAGCAGGTGACGATGATTCAGAGCGAGATGATGACCCTGGAGGATGCAACACTCTTAAGTCAGGTATCGGATAGAACCACCCAGGCTTCCCAGATCTTTTTGTCCGTTATTCCGATTCTGCTTGTGTATCCGTTCCTGCAGCGGTATTTTGTTCATGGGCTTGTTGTCGGAAGTGTAAAGGGATAA
- a CDS encoding sugar ABC transporter permease, whose translation MRSNYKQFIRNVPLHLMILPGLLIIIVFGYIPMAGLSIAFQNFSPIAGFKNMNWVGLDNFRYLFDLPGFSQVVWNTVFISTMKIVSGLVIPVLVALLLNEVRKTGFKRTIQTVIYMPHFFSWVILAGIIVDVLSPSTGIVNMLLKAVGIDPIQFLASNEWFPYILVITDQWKEFGFGTIIYLAALTNIDKSLYEASVMDGAGRWKQTWHITLPGIRPIVILMVTLSLGNVLNGGFDQVFNLYNPLVYESGDILDTMIYRIGLQDAQYSVSTALGLIKSVVSFIFIGLGYFLAYRFANYRIF comes from the coding sequence ATGCGTTCCAACTACAAACAATTTATCCGAAACGTTCCGCTTCATCTCATGATTCTGCCTGGACTGCTCATTATCATTGTATTCGGATACATTCCGATGGCGGGGCTCTCTATTGCCTTTCAGAATTTCTCTCCCATTGCCGGATTCAAAAACATGAATTGGGTGGGCCTAGACAATTTCAGGTATCTGTTCGATCTGCCGGGGTTCTCGCAGGTTGTATGGAATACGGTATTTATATCAACGATGAAAATTGTGTCCGGCTTGGTGATTCCAGTACTTGTAGCCTTATTGCTCAACGAGGTTCGCAAGACAGGATTTAAACGAACAATTCAGACCGTGATCTATATGCCTCACTTTTTCTCCTGGGTTATTCTGGCGGGAATCATCGTAGATGTGTTATCTCCAAGCACCGGGATCGTTAATATGTTGTTGAAAGCCGTGGGCATTGACCCGATTCAATTCCTGGCCAGTAACGAGTGGTTCCCTTACATACTTGTCATTACAGACCAATGGAAAGAATTCGGATTCGGGACGATTATCTATCTGGCTGCCCTCACGAATATTGATAAATCTCTGTATGAGGCCTCTGTTATGGATGGTGCGGGAAGATGGAAACAGACATGGCATATCACGCTGCCAGGCATTCGCCCGATCGTCATTTTGATGGTAACACTCAGTCTGGGAAATGTACTCAACGGTGGCTTTGACCAAGTATTCAACCTCTATAATCCATTGGTATATGAATCAGGAGATATTCTGGATACGATGATCTATCGGATCGGATTGCAGGATGCTCAGTATTCTGTATCAACAGCACTGGGTCTGATCAAATCCGTTGTTTCCTTCATTTTTATCGGGCTTGGTTATTTCTTGGCCTATCGGTTCGCGAATTATCGGATATTCTAG